A DNA window from Methanocorpusculum sp. contains the following coding sequences:
- a CDS encoding FAD-dependent oxidoreductase, with product MQKFDVILIGIGKTGKILAKQSAAAGKSVAVIEKSADIPNGTSVDQADIVSHFLVHKSDFVKLHPGLSFDEKDIWYRRAIQEKRRFQATLVNNDLDELEKLDNVTVFRGSGSVIFENEVQIKSSKETSVISGSEIVFASVDRYMFPEISGIDTCPIVYTREMLMDLVDLPKRLVILGGGQVGLETASIYAGFGSTVTFLDEEMVFLSEEDEDIAAEIKKALEERGVTFKLGSHVEKIVMEKRSSLISLTSEGQKQEISADAILISPCVDHAANDDHRTSCSMCISPPFSRVGQTEREARAAGCNVLITTIPASSILMAQVIGQTTGMMKTIIDADTKKILGAGLFCAGSDEIIIIIQLAMDRDVDYTVLRDQVFPHPTIAEAFNELFSV from the coding sequence ATGCAAAAGTTTGATGTGATTCTTATTGGGATCGGCAAAACCGGGAAAATCCTTGCAAAACAATCTGCGGCGGCAGGGAAATCAGTGGCGGTCATAGAAAAATCCGCTGACATACCTAACGGGACCTCTGTTGATCAGGCAGATATCGTATCACACTTTCTTGTGCACAAATCGGATTTTGTGAAGCTCCATCCCGGCCTCTCCTTTGATGAAAAGGATATTTGGTATAGGAGAGCCATCCAGGAGAAGCGTCGGTTTCAGGCAACGCTCGTAAATAATGATCTTGATGAGCTGGAAAAGCTTGACAATGTTACCGTCTTTCGCGGTTCAGGGTCGGTCATCTTTGAGAATGAAGTCCAGATAAAATCCTCAAAGGAGACATCGGTCATTTCCGGATCCGAGATCGTATTTGCTTCCGTAGATCGATACATGTTTCCCGAGATCAGCGGGATTGATACCTGCCCGATCGTTTATACCCGTGAGATGCTCATGGATCTTGTGGATCTTCCAAAAAGGCTCGTCATTCTTGGCGGGGGCCAGGTCGGGCTTGAAACCGCTTCGATCTATGCGGGATTTGGCTCTACCGTCACTTTCTTAGACGAAGAGATGGTGTTTCTTTCAGAAGAAGATGAGGATATTGCTGCTGAGATCAAAAAAGCTCTTGAAGAACGGGGTGTTACCTTTAAACTCGGCTCTCATGTCGAGAAAATAGTAATGGAAAAGCGATCATCCTTGATCTCTTTGACCTCCGAGGGACAAAAACAGGAGATATCGGCCGATGCGATCCTCATAAGTCCCTGCGTGGATCATGCCGCAAATGACGATCACCGTACGTCCTGCAGTATGTGCATCTCCCCGCCTTTTTCGCGTGTTGGACAAACTGAACGGGAGGCACGGGCGGCCGGATGCAATGTTCTGATCACAACAATTCCTGCAAGCAGCATCTTAATGGCTCAGGTCATCGGTCAGACAACCGGAATGATGAAAACGATCATCGATGCCGATACAAAAAAGATCCTCGGCGCCGGATTATTTTGTGCAGGGTCGGATGAAATCATCATCATCATACAACTGGCAATGGACCGGGATGTCGACTACACGGTTTTGCGTGACCAGGTGTTTCCTCATCCGACCATTGCCGAAGCGTTCAACGAATTATTTTCGGTGTGA
- a CDS encoding MerR family transcriptional regulator, whose product MMFRIGEFSKMSKTTVKTLRYYDEIGILEPEKVDLARYRYYTTGQLVKLHYIQSLQQAGLSLDEIKKIISGEDAAGILEKRRAGLETELKEKTDQLSRIDFILQGKEEEYFMNYQATIKEIPECIVYSKKMTIPNYDAYFTEIPAIGAECAAANPDLKCTVPGYCFVVYLDGEYREKDINVEYCEAVERFGNEVGDIKFKKMPAITAVSVMHKGSYSNLGEAYAFIFKWIEENGYTVTGSPRESYIDGIWNKENIADWLSEIQIPVMKK is encoded by the coding sequence ATGATGTTTAGGATCGGCGAGTTCTCGAAGATGAGCAAAACCACCGTAAAAACTCTGCGGTATTATGACGAAATCGGGATCCTTGAACCGGAAAAGGTCGACCTTGCACGCTACCGTTATTACACGACCGGTCAGCTTGTAAAGCTTCACTACATCCAGTCTCTTCAGCAGGCAGGTCTCTCACTCGATGAGATAAAGAAAATAATCTCTGGAGAAGATGCCGCAGGAATTCTCGAAAAAAGAAGAGCCGGACTTGAAACGGAACTTAAGGAAAAAACCGACCAGCTCTCCCGTATCGATTTTATCTTACAAGGAAAGGAGGAAGAATATTTTATGAATTATCAGGCAACCATCAAAGAAATCCCCGAGTGTATCGTCTACTCGAAAAAAATGACGATCCCGAACTATGATGCATACTTCACGGAGATTCCGGCAATAGGCGCGGAATGTGCGGCAGCAAACCCTGACCTCAAATGTACGGTGCCGGGTTACTGCTTTGTCGTGTATCTCGATGGGGAATATCGGGAAAAAGACATAAATGTCGAGTATTGTGAAGCAGTTGAGAGATTCGGCAATGAAGTGGGTGACATCAAATTCAAAAAAATGCCGGCCATCACCGCAGTATCAGTAATGCACAAAGGATCTTACAGCAATCTTGGTGAGGCATATGCATTCATATTCAAATGGATCGAGGAAAACGGATACACGGTAACAGGAAGCCCGAGAGAGAGTTACATCGACGGGATCTGGAACAAGGAAAACATCGCTGACTGGCTCTCAGAGATCCAAATCCCGGTAATGAAAAAATAA
- the frhB gene encoding coenzyme F420 hydrogenase subunit beta, translating into MEYLGQYKAVYKAKSGCEDILAKAQDGGIVTSMFAYALETGIIDGAIVAGPGSEPYKPEPMIATTVEELFAARGTKYSVSPNLALIKEATRSYGLDKIGIVGTPCQIQAVRKAQLYPIGMRDVPDKIALALGIFCMENFPYQGLFQMVEDHCATKIDNVTKMDIGKGKFSVYTERGVNSQIPLKVTHKYEQPGCHVCLDYVANMADISTGSVGTPDGWSTVFVRSAAGEAAFNKAVEAGWIIAESMDGVKPGLELVEKLATEKITKNQKYLEHRLHKEHPALKPLRNPYI; encoded by the coding sequence ATGGAATATCTTGGACAATACAAGGCAGTCTACAAAGCTAAATCCGGCTGCGAAGACATTCTCGCAAAGGCCCAGGACGGAGGAATCGTCACATCAATGTTTGCCTACGCACTTGAGACAGGCATTATTGACGGAGCAATCGTCGCAGGACCAGGATCAGAGCCATACAAGCCTGAACCAATGATCGCCACAACTGTAGAAGAACTCTTCGCAGCACGTGGAACGAAATACTCAGTATCACCGAACCTTGCACTGATCAAAGAGGCAACCCGCAGCTATGGTCTTGACAAGATCGGTATCGTCGGAACCCCATGCCAGATCCAGGCAGTACGCAAAGCACAGCTGTACCCGATCGGTATGCGTGACGTCCCCGACAAGATCGCACTTGCACTTGGTATCTTCTGTATGGAGAACTTCCCCTACCAGGGACTCTTCCAGATGGTCGAAGACCACTGTGCAACCAAGATCGACAATGTCACCAAGATGGACATCGGAAAGGGCAAATTCTCTGTCTACACCGAACGCGGTGTAAACTCACAGATCCCCTTAAAGGTCACTCACAAGTATGAGCAGCCCGGATGTCACGTCTGTCTTGACTACGTCGCAAACATGGCAGATATCTCAACCGGTTCCGTCGGAACTCCGGATGGATGGTCTACCGTCTTCGTTCGCTCGGCAGCCGGTGAGGCAGCCTTCAACAAGGCAGTCGAAGCAGGCTGGATCATTGCTGAGTCAATGGACGGAGTCAAGCCAGGTCTTGAACTCGTCGAGAAACTCGCAACCGAGAAGATCACCAAGAACCAGAAGTACCTTGAGCACAGGCTGCACAAGGAGCACCCGGCTCTCAAACCACTCCGTAACCCCTACATCTAA
- the frhG gene encoding coenzyme F420 hydrogenase subunit gamma: MADKITVGHVHMSGCTGCLVSLADNYEGLLTILDKYADLVYCLTLADVRHIPKMDVALVEGSVCINDECSMEEILETRENAAIVVALGGCACYGNTTRFCRGGQQNQPQHEGFLPIGDLIKVDVYIPGCAPTPQQIRNVCLMAFLLLKGNDEQKALATAYLTPLMSLAAAGTEACGCDLMTEVINQGLCCGCGSCAAACPVRAVTIQYGKPQVERDLCIKCGACYAQCPRSFFSFEVCGQYEAITNLIGEVMKP, translated from the coding sequence GTGGCTGACAAGATTACTGTAGGACATGTACACATGAGCGGTTGTACCGGATGTCTCGTGTCCCTTGCAGATAACTACGAAGGATTACTTACAATCCTCGACAAATACGCTGACCTCGTCTACTGTCTGACTCTCGCCGATGTGCGCCACATCCCAAAAATGGATGTCGCATTAGTCGAGGGTTCCGTCTGTATCAACGACGAGTGCTCAATGGAAGAGATTTTAGAAACCCGTGAGAATGCAGCAATTGTTGTAGCTCTCGGAGGCTGTGCCTGCTACGGAAACACCACCCGTTTCTGCCGCGGCGGACAGCAGAACCAACCCCAGCATGAGGGTTTCCTGCCAATCGGCGACCTGATCAAGGTCGACGTGTACATCCCCGGATGTGCACCGACACCACAACAGATCAGAAACGTCTGTCTTATGGCATTCCTGTTACTCAAAGGAAATGACGAGCAGAAGGCACTTGCAACCGCATACCTTACGCCCCTTATGAGCCTTGCAGCAGCAGGAACCGAAGCATGCGGCTGCGACCTGATGACCGAAGTCATCAACCAGGGTCTCTGCTGCGGATGCGGCAGCTGCGCAGCAGCTTGCCCGGTCCGTGCAGTCACGATCCAGTATGGTAAGCCGCAGGTCGAACGTGACCTCTGTATCAAATGTGGAGCATGCTACGCACAGTGCCCGAGAAGCTTCTTCAGCTTCGAAGTCTGTGGACAGTATGAAGCAATCACTAACCTCATTGGAGAGGTTATGAAACCCTGA
- the frhD gene encoding coenzyme F420-reducing hydrogenase, FrhD protein codes for MEGLFPEIMIAGVGNELFGDDGFGPAVIRALADYELPDNVKAMDVGLGGPHLIFSMLEPEVTKKLIIVDCMDFGGKPGDVTKIPADLLPEGRQERYMDAHSGNLLDPIGRLKGKMEIIIIGCQPGYIPAPDSEDFALELSPEVQGAVPKTVTVILQELES; via the coding sequence ATGGAAGGACTGTTCCCAGAAATAATGATCGCCGGTGTCGGTAACGAACTCTTTGGCGACGACGGATTTGGTCCGGCAGTGATCAGAGCTTTAGCTGACTACGAACTTCCCGACAATGTAAAAGCAATGGATGTCGGCCTTGGCGGCCCTCACCTCATCTTTTCGATGCTGGAACCGGAAGTCACAAAGAAACTGATCATTGTGGACTGTATGGATTTCGGGGGAAAACCCGGAGATGTTACGAAAATCCCCGCCGACCTTCTGCCGGAAGGCAGACAAGAACGTTACATGGATGCCCATTCCGGAAATCTGCTCGATCCAATCGGCAGACTGAAAGGAAAAATGGAAATTATTATTATCGGGTGCCAGCCCGGGTATATTCCTGCTCCGGACTCAGAGGACTTTGCCCTCGAATTAAGCCCGGAAGTTCAAGGAGCTGTTCCCAAAACTGTAACTGTCATCTTACAGGAATTAGAGAGCTGA
- the frhA gene encoding coenzyme F420 hydrogenase subunit alpha, producing MSKVVEISPTTRHEGHSKLVLKVNDEGIIERGDWLSITPVRGVEKLAIGKTYEQVPKIASRVCGICPIAHTLAATEAMEASMGVEIPDDAYLLRIILQAANRLHSHALHDILALPDMYLPGTDTKINPFTPEEPVRSVAKRIQTLRMIGQTIGEIVGGEAVHPSNPRVGGMYKNITPRAKAKVYDLAKQALPLARAQMEFMIAVFENYGKRDWAEMCGREVAIPKDLGFHQQGYMAADPMYGSSSLDEHPTWDPARWLEVRPWDWYMGEEEITMDDPAYPVGGTTKAGAKAWPQMQACTGVPLYDGQPVEVGPRARMSIFKNYDRKGAIGLNIAREMEYMDSVYKMIEAADALNTSGSTVADVIPQGDGEIGWAANEAPRGCDVHLAKVRNGKVEWFSMLVPTTWNFPTCSRALTGAPWELAEVIVRAYDPCVSCATHMIVLDENNKLVAQKLLE from the coding sequence TTGTCGAAAGTAGTAGAAATTTCCCCGACCACAAGACATGAAGGTCACTCCAAGCTCGTTTTAAAAGTAAACGATGAAGGCATCATTGAGCGCGGAGACTGGCTTTCTATCACACCGGTTCGTGGAGTAGAGAAACTTGCCATTGGTAAAACCTATGAGCAGGTCCCAAAGATCGCTTCCCGTGTTTGTGGTATCTGTCCGATTGCCCACACACTTGCCGCAACTGAGGCAATGGAAGCATCAATGGGTGTTGAGATCCCAGACGACGCATACCTCCTGCGTATTATCCTCCAGGCTGCAAACAGACTGCATTCCCATGCACTGCACGACATCCTGGCTCTTCCGGATATGTACCTCCCAGGAACCGACACAAAGATCAACCCCTTCACACCTGAAGAGCCGGTCAGATCTGTCGCAAAGCGTATCCAGACCCTTCGTATGATCGGTCAGACCATCGGCGAGATCGTCGGTGGCGAAGCAGTACACCCGTCCAACCCCCGTGTTGGTGGTATGTACAAAAACATCACCCCACGTGCAAAAGCAAAGGTCTACGACCTTGCAAAGCAGGCACTCCCGCTTGCACGTGCACAGATGGAATTCATGATCGCAGTCTTTGAGAACTACGGCAAACGTGACTGGGCAGAAATGTGCGGCCGCGAAGTTGCAATTCCAAAAGACCTCGGTTTCCACCAGCAGGGCTACATGGCAGCTGACCCAATGTACGGCAGCTCCTCTCTTGACGAACACCCGACCTGGGACCCAGCACGCTGGCTTGAAGTCAGACCCTGGGACTGGTATATGGGTGAAGAAGAGATCACCATGGACGACCCCGCATACCCAGTCGGCGGAACCACCAAAGCAGGTGCAAAAGCATGGCCGCAGATGCAGGCATGCACCGGCGTACCACTGTACGACGGACAGCCTGTTGAAGTCGGTCCCCGTGCACGTATGTCCATCTTCAAGAACTACGACCGTAAAGGCGCAATCGGCCTGAACATCGCTCGTGAAATGGAATACATGGACTCGGTCTACAAGATGATTGAGGCAGCAGATGCACTCAACACTAGCGGATCCACCGTAGCAGACGTCATCCCACAGGGAGACGGCGAAATCGGATGGGCAGCAAATGAAGCACCACGTGGCTGCGACGTTCACCTTGCAAAAGTAAGGAACGGCAAAGTCGAGTGGTTCTCCATGCTTGTCCCGACCACCTGGAACTTCCCGACCTGCAGCCGTGCACTTACCGGCGCACCCTGGGAACTTGCAGAAGTTATCGTCCGTGCATACGACCCCTGTGTTTCCTGCGCAACCCACATGATTGTGCTGGATGAAAACAACAAGCTCGTTGCACAGAAGCTCCTTGAGTAA
- a CDS encoding LarC family nickel insertion protein yields the protein MKTLFIDPRIGGISGAAFTAALSDLGDLEDLHKNTADVVSRFTGNDPEILMNDLGLSSAAKEKAHAVFSDLEAAFTKFHEGDFSITQVLPEVLCPIALLDAMELLSFPIYAAPPALGNCLPETLEICALHRVPVSDTFTDKELTTPVGASLLANLAVFRRSIPSMTPVKTGYAKEYGLLVVRGEVSDLTEERIIILETNIDDVSGEIIGYTVEQLLASGAVDVFVTQGFGKKNRPVFVLSVITTLDQYQKHVEILMEETGTLGVRIKEEPRIVADRCRKSYPFTISGEEFSVRVKVSKHCGRIISIKPEFEDMKNAAQKLKIPLKDVAAEVQRQIPKIMDD from the coding sequence ATGAAAACGTTATTCATTGATCCGCGGATCGGAGGTATCAGTGGAGCTGCCTTTACGGCGGCTCTTTCTGATCTTGGTGATCTTGAAGATCTGCACAAAAATACTGCTGATGTTGTGTCTCGATTCACGGGAAACGATCCTGAGATATTGATGAACGATTTGGGATTGTCAAGTGCTGCGAAAGAGAAGGCACATGCAGTTTTTTCTGATCTGGAAGCTGCATTCACGAAGTTTCATGAGGGAGATTTTTCCATCACGCAAGTACTCCCGGAGGTTTTGTGTCCGATCGCACTGTTGGATGCAATGGAGCTTCTTTCGTTTCCGATCTATGCGGCTCCGCCCGCTCTTGGAAACTGCCTGCCTGAAACTCTGGAGATCTGTGCTCTGCACCGGGTACCTGTTTCAGATACTTTCACCGATAAGGAACTGACAACACCTGTTGGTGCATCTCTCTTAGCAAATCTTGCGGTTTTTCGCAGATCGATCCCCTCGATGACGCCGGTGAAGACGGGATACGCAAAAGAGTATGGTCTTTTGGTCGTTCGGGGCGAGGTTTCTGATTTGACGGAGGAGAGGATCATCATTCTTGAGACAAATATTGACGATGTCTCAGGAGAGATAATCGGATATACCGTTGAGCAACTTTTGGCATCCGGGGCGGTTGATGTATTCGTTACGCAGGGATTTGGCAAAAAGAACCGGCCGGTATTTGTCTTATCCGTCATCACGACTCTTGATCAATACCAAAAACATGTAGAGATTTTAATGGAGGAAACGGGAACTCTTGGTGTGCGAATAAAGGAAGAACCGAGGATCGTTGCAGACCGCTGTAGGAAATCCTATCCGTTTACGATCTCCGGAGAGGAGTTTTCCGTGCGGGTCAAAGTGTCAAAACACTGCGGCCGTATTATTTCTATAAAGCCTGAGTTTGAGGATATGAAAAATGCTGCACAAAAACTGAAGATCCCCCTTAAAGATGTGGCAGCGGAAGTACAAAGGCAGATCCCAAAGATAATGGATGACTGA
- the mptA gene encoding GTP cyclohydrolase MptA, with protein sequence MSLPDVQSTAPDVRISLTRVGVKNVRKLVEVGRPGKTRPAIFISEFDVFVDLPSSLKGANLSRNFEVIDEVLQQATSGDVKGIEDVCGIVSRKLLDHHEYADRTEVFMRSFYMMNRETPVSKTSCQEVINVYAHAVAERTNGKPIVRKSVGAEVTGITACPCAQNIMKDHAMHVMEKLEIPEDKIDAFFNEIPMASHNQRGRGFLCVETDGDIIVPLEQIVTVLKESMSAKIYELLKRGDESYVVMAAHKNARFVEDCVREMARRVVATFVDLPGDTHITIRQTNEESIHQHDAYAERKATLAELREELSI encoded by the coding sequence CAGGCCAGGAAAGACCCGGCCGGCGATTTTCATATCCGAGTTTGATGTATTCGTTGATCTCCCCAGCAGTCTGAAAGGAGCAAACCTTTCCAGAAACTTTGAAGTGATCGACGAAGTGCTCCAGCAGGCAACGAGCGGTGATGTCAAGGGTATTGAGGATGTATGCGGGATCGTTTCACGAAAACTTCTCGATCATCATGAATACGCTGACCGCACGGAAGTTTTTATGAGAAGTTTCTACATGATGAACCGGGAGACACCGGTCTCGAAGACATCATGTCAGGAAGTCATCAATGTCTATGCACACGCAGTTGCTGAGAGAACGAACGGTAAACCGATAGTCAGAAAAAGCGTCGGCGCCGAGGTCACCGGTATCACCGCATGTCCGTGCGCCCAGAACATCATGAAGGATCATGCGATGCATGTGATGGAAAAACTCGAGATCCCCGAGGATAAGATCGATGCATTCTTCAATGAGATCCCCATGGCAAGTCATAACCAGCGCGGACGGGGTTTTCTCTGTGTCGAGACAGACGGCGACATTATTGTCCCGCTCGAACAGATCGTCACCGTCCTCAAGGAGTCGATGAGCGCAAAGATCTACGAACTCCTGAAACGCGGCGATGAAAGCTATGTCGTGATGGCGGCCCACAAGAACGCCAGATTCGTCGAAGACTGTGTTCGTGAGATGGCACGAAGAGTTGTTGCCACGTTCGTTGACCTGCCCGGAGACACGCACATCACGATCCGGCAGACGAACGAGGAAAGCATCCACCAGCATGATGCCTACGCCGAAAGAAAGGCAACACTTGCCGAGCTTCGCGAAGAACTCAGCATATAA